From Nerophis lumbriciformis linkage group LG11, RoL_Nlum_v2.1, whole genome shotgun sequence, one genomic window encodes:
- the LOC133610098 gene encoding bone morphogenetic protein 2-like: MDHTKKLTEKLSTLFHLKDLLQGAAVAPHKKAPQFMLDLFDAVYDADGTSKSQKEILEGNVVRSFEDKGRSGERFHFFNLTSFRREERMIKAEFRWFRRKQKFFLGKSYRPHFYKVDLYEVLDSRVKPWRGNLITSRLVPLYTQGWEVFNVTQTVSKWIHNSQENNGILVVTMLPSGIWMETVVSPWKQATDTHAYLVIFSDDGRTGASNQSYLASATGHPTRRRRGAPSFLPRSSRSQYCQRVPLFVDFEEIGWSGWIISPRGYNAYHCKGSCPFPLGGNLRATNHATVRSIMHALKLSADEVDAPCCVPDRLQSISLLYFDDEENVVLKQYDDMVALSCGCH, translated from the exons ATGGACCACACCAAGAAGTTGACGGAGAAGCTCAGCACCTTGTTCCACTTGAAGGATCTCCTCCAGGGCGCGGCCGTGGCACCGCACAAGAAGGCGCCTCAGTTTATGTTGGATCTTTTTGACGCCGTGTATGACGCAGACGGGACGTCCAAAAGCCAGAAGGAGATTCTAGAAGGAAACGTAGTGCGGAGTTTCGAAGATAAAG GTCGTTCTGGTGAGAGGTTTCACTTTTTCAACCTGACGTCATTCAGAAGAGAGGAGAGGATGATAAAAGCTGAGTTCCGTTGGTTCAGAAGGAAACAGAAGTTTTTCCTTGGAAAGTCATACAGGCCCCATTTCTACAAG GTGGATCTTTATGAGGTTCTGGATAGCCGAGTGAAGCCTTGGCGAGGAAACCTCATCACCTCCAGACTGGTTCCTCTTTACACGCAAGGATGGGAAGTCTTCAACGTCACGCAAACG gtgTCCAAGTGGATCCACAACAGCCAGGAGAACAACGGCATCCTGGTGGTGACCATGCTTCCATCTGGGATCTGGATGGAAACGGTGGTTTCTCCATGGAAGCAGGCAACAGACACACACGCCTACTTGGTTATATTCTCTGATGATGGGAGGACAGGAGCATCAAATCAGTCATACCTTG CATCTGCTACTGGCCACCCCACCAGGAGGCGACGTGGAGCCCCGTCTTTTTTACCCCGCAGCAGCCGTTCCCAGTACTGCCAGCGTGTCCCCCTCTTCGTGGACTTTGAGGAGATCGGCTGGTCAGGGTGGATCATCTCCCCGCGGGGATACAACGCTTACCACTGCAAGGGCTCCTGTCCCTTCCCGCTGGGGGGTAACCTCCGAGCCACCAACCACGCCACGGTGCGCTCCATCATGCACGCCCTGAAGCTGTCCGCGGACGAGGTGGACGCTCCGTGCTGCGTGCCCGACAGACTCCAGTCCATCAGTTTGTTGTATTTTGACGACGAGGAGAACGTGGTGCTGAAGCAGTACGACGACATGGTGGCATTGAGCTGTGGCTGTCACTGA